A region from the Paludicola sp. MB14-C6 genome encodes:
- a CDS encoding YitT family protein gives MEEKESKNKSVEKSINQTGKMKQVIKEYSILTLASIILIVGVYVFKFPNNFSFGGVTGISVILGKALPFSASTFTFIINIALLLIGFIFLGKGFGIKTVYVSLLTSFGFSFCDHFFPMTKPLTNQPVLELIFAIVLPAVSAAMLFNVDASGGGTDIIAMILKKYTQVNIGTALFLVDSLITAIAFFMFGPETGLFSVCGLLAKSLVIDTVIENINLCKYFTIVCDDAAPICNFIHTQLHRSATIFRAEGSYVHSEKTIILTVMKRRQAVLLRNYVKKQQPGAFIMITNSSEIIGKGFRGLN, from the coding sequence ATGGAAGAAAAAGAATCGAAAAACAAAAGTGTTGAAAAATCAATCAATCAAACAGGTAAAATGAAACAAGTTATTAAGGAGTATTCGATATTAACTTTAGCATCTATCATATTAATTGTTGGTGTTTATGTATTTAAATTTCCAAATAATTTTTCATTTGGTGGAGTAACAGGTATTTCAGTCATCTTAGGCAAAGCTTTACCGTTTAGTGCTAGTACATTTACGTTTATTATTAACATAGCTTTGTTGCTGATTGGATTTATCTTTTTAGGAAAAGGCTTTGGCATAAAAACCGTATATGTCAGCTTGTTGACGTCGTTTGGATTTAGCTTTTGCGATCATTTTTTTCCTATGACAAAGCCGCTTACGAACCAACCAGTATTAGAACTTATTTTTGCAATCGTATTGCCTGCTGTTAGTGCAGCAATGCTGTTTAATGTAGATGCATCTGGTGGTGGAACAGATATAATAGCAATGATTCTCAAAAAGTACACGCAGGTTAATATAGGTACCGCATTGTTTTTGGTAGATTCTTTGATTACTGCCATTGCGTTTTTTATGTTTGGCCCTGAAACCGGACTTTTTTCAGTTTGCGGTTTGCTTGCAAAGTCATTGGTTATTGATACTGTAATAGAGAATATTAACTTGTGCAAATATTTTACTATTGTATGTGATGATGCAGCTCCAATATGTAATTTTATTCACACACAGCTTCATCGAAGTGCAACAATATTTCGTGCAGAAGGCTCTTATGTGCATAGTGAGAAGACAATCATTCTTACTGTTATGAAAAGACGTCAAGCGGTGTTGTTAAGAAATTACGTAAAAAAGCAACAACCGGGTGCATTTATTATGATTACAAACAGTAGCGAAATTATAGGAAAAGGCTTTAGAGGTCTTAATTAA